DNA from Hwangdonia lutea:
AAACCCGTTGCAAGTTCTTCCAATAAATTAATTTTGGGTGTTCCCGTATAAAGCAATTCTTCTCCGCTGAATGTTATGTATGTTTTAAACTTCATTAGTTAACGAGGTCTTTGTAAAGACTTATATTTTTGTTGGCAATAATTGTGGCTTCAAATTTTTGTTTAACAACTTGTCTAGCTTGTTTGCCACATTGTTCCGCTAGTTTATCATCCTCTAAAAGCAACTTCATTTTATTGGCATAATCAACATATTCTTTAGGGTTTACGGTAAAACCTGTTTTGCCATCAATCATCATTTCGTTTGCCCAACCAACATTTGAAGTTACCAATGCTTTTTCCATTGCCATGGCTTCTAACCACGTCATTGGAAAAGCCTCTGCAAAACTTGGTAAAGTTACCAAATTTGCTTTCGCAATAATTTGGGCAACTTCGCTGTAAGGCACTTCATTTACATGATTTACTTTAGATGCTGCTTCTTTAGATAAAATATTGAAAAACAATTCTAAAGTGGACTTATTTTCAAAGACATCTATCACATCTTTTCCTAAAAGGATTAAAGAGGCTTTTGGTTTGATTTTTACTAGCAAATTAAAAGCATGAGCGAGTTCCAAAACTCCTTTTTTTCTAATTATTGTTCCAAAATATAGAATTTGATTTTTATTGATGTCACAATCTATAGGTTTGAAAGACTCGGTATTAATACCGTTATGAACCACTTGAATATCGTGCTTTAGTTTAAAAATGTCTTTTGTTTTTTTTGCTGTATATGCACTAACAGATACTATTTTATCCGCATTTTGTAGTGCTTTCTTTTCAAAGAAAAAGTTTTTCTTTTTTTGTTTTCTATTATCCAAGTTACAAAAATAGGCATCTGAACCATTGAGCCTAATTACCAATGGACACTTAAAATTCATAAACGCAGTTACACCTGTCCAATCTGGTGCTTCTAAAATGTCTATATGATTGTTTATAATATGCTTATTTATTGTTTTTTGTAAATACTTTCTGTACAAACACCATCCAAGAAATGCATATTTTTTATGTGATATTTTATAAATTTCAATACCATTATCCATAATTATAGCATCATTATTTTGACTGTACACAAATACAGAAACCTCGTGTTTCTCTTTTATCAATTCTACAGCCAGATTTTTTATGCTAGTCCCTAAGCCTCCTGCTTTATTTAATTTAGGATGCGGATATTCTGGAGTGATAAATGCTATGTGCATGGTAATAGTTTTATGTGTTGCTTTACCATTTTATCTAAATAATATTCTTTTTCAACCAAGGTGCTGACATCCTTGGTAATGGCACTTTTTTGAAATACAATATTTTCAATAATATTTGAGAGTGCTTCTACATCTCCAGCTAGATATATAAATCCGTTATCTTCATGAGTAATGA
Protein-coding regions in this window:
- a CDS encoding glycosyltransferase family 4 protein gives rise to the protein MHIAFITPEYPHPKLNKAGGLGTSIKNLAVELIKEKHEVSVFVYSQNNDAIIMDNGIEIYKISHKKYAFLGWCLYRKYLQKTINKHIINNHIDILEAPDWTGVTAFMNFKCPLVIRLNGSDAYFCNLDNRKQKKKNFFFEKKALQNADKIVSVSAYTAKKTKDIFKLKHDIQVVHNGINTESFKPIDCDINKNQILYFGTIIRKKGVLELAHAFNLLVKIKPKASLILLGKDVIDVFENKSTLELFFNILSKEAASKVNHVNEVPYSEVAQIIAKANLVTLPSFAEAFPMTWLEAMAMEKALVTSNVGWANEMMIDGKTGFTVNPKEYVDYANKMKLLLEDDKLAEQCGKQARQVVKQKFEATIIANKNISLYKDLVN